The genome window gaattTTGCAAATCCCAGTTTTCTAGGGTAATTTTTTACGGGGGAATCCGAATTTCACACTGATTTCCTTTCAAAATCTCACATTATCTCTCAAATCCTTCAGCTCCATCTCATTTCGATCGATTTGATTGAGGAATTCGTCCTGTTTGGCAAcctaaatcgatttttcaataattttccctCAATTTCCAGCTAAAATCACCTCTTTCTCATCCTGCTTCACTCGATTATGAACGGTAATGTACAAATGGAGAAGTTCTCTCaggtttttctcaaaactatACACATTTCCGTCGGCCGTCTCAAAATTTCTCGTCAACGAACGCTTGGAACGGTTCAGAAAGTCACCAAATTCTTCGGAAAGCCGAGTTCTCAGACGAGTTTGCTCATCGAGCACATGCTCGCCGAGTTTCAGCAGTTTTTCGTGTCTAAAATCATAATTGAGatggaaaactcaaaactccCGCGTGATTAACAGGCTGCAATCGCGCTTCAAGGCAAATTTCTCAACGGAGCGCAGTTGCAACATGTGTAaggcgggaatttgaatttgtcagtattttttaaagagattttcaaaaaaaattatcattggAGTGCACTTGCAACACGTATCTGgcaagaaattcgaatttctgaacattttcagaggaATTTGCTATTTTGTCATTGAAGCGTACTTACCAAAAGCGCGACAAGCGGGAAATTTGAGTTGGAGCACATTTGCAGCAAAAATCTACACGTAGTTTCAGAAGTTCCGGCAAGATTCTCATCAGAGCACACTTGCTTtgctctttttgaattttcgcaaaatttttttttttttttaaatttattacgATTTTTAGTCGTGAAAATAATATGCACAACaggcaaaaaataataatagaaaaaatacagacAGAACacaatagagaaaaaaaatcaataggaAATGCAAATCGGGAATATTCAAAGGAGAGATCAAGACGTGGAAGggaagaattttcgaaattttctcgaTGGAGCGCTCTTGCAACAACCGCTGTcggaaagaaattcaaattttctcgagAATTTCACAATATTCTCactggagcgcatttgcatcaCGCGGTCAGCAAGAATTCTTATCTTTCTTGTcacattttcatgaaattggCAACATTCTTATCAGAGCGCACTCGCGAGTTTCGCAATTTTCTACACTGGAGCGCTCTTGCAACGCGCGCGCGATGAtgagcgggaaattcaagAGAATTTCGCAATATTTTCATCAGAGCGCACTTACTTCTCCTTGTCCTTGACCACCATCTCCTGCAGATCCTCAATCAATTTCGTCTGAATCTCGACAATATCCGTCTCGGTGAGCGTCGCCACTTCATCAATGTCTTCAATTTCAACTTCCATAGAGACTCGACTTCGCTCTTTTTATTTGCTAACAATTgagaaataatcgatttttgtgatttgGATTTATTGATTAGCAAGGAGTGTTTTTTCAAAGTGCAGGGTTGTGGGGGGTCACggaaaacatttccaaaaaatttgttttttttttcaaaatttttcgaaataatttttgaaaaaccaagaaTTTTTTACACTAAAAACGTGATAATTCTGTAAAACCCGAgtagtttatttttgaaaaatcaataaatcaattaaaaatcatgACAACATATTA of Caenorhabditis elegans chromosome II contains these proteins:
- the Y57G7A.5 gene encoding Coiled-coil domain-containing protein 96 (Partially confirmed by transcript evidence) is translated as MEVEIEDIDEVATLTETDIVEIQTKLIEDLQEMVVKDKEKHEKLLKLGEHVLDEQTRLRTRLSEEFGDFLNRSKRSLTRNFETADGNVYSFEKNLRELLHLYITVHNRVKQDEKEVAKQDEFLNQIDRNEMELKDLRDNIRSLRSELTVDVGPVSSVTSKTSGIEANFIVKPYKPLETELATQIVRVNRELEILKMQLPNCDHFPNLMNPVQKLGEKVTGMVMKDLPAKKLQDFLDTLPPMKRD